Below is a genomic region from Burkholderia pyrrocinia.
ATCCGCTGCCGCTCGTGCTCGGCGCCGCACTGATCGTGTCGGTGATCGTCACGGGCCTGTACGGCTTCGCGGTCGAGCGCGTCGCGTATCGGCCGCTGCGCGGCGGCCCGCGCCTCGTGCCGCTGATCTCCGCGATCGGCATGTCGATCTTCCTGCAGAACTACGTGCAGATCGGCCAGGGCGCACGCGACGTGTCGGTGCCGGTGCTGATCTCCGGCGCGTTCGAGATCCATCTCGGCGGCGACTTCGACGTGACGATTCCGTATGCGCGTCTGCTGATCGTCTGCGTGACGATCTTGCTGATGATCGCGCTCACGCTGTTCATCTCGCATTCGCGGATGGGCCGTGCATGCCGCGCGTGTGCCGAGGACATGAAGATGGCGAACCTGCTCGGCATCGACACGAACCGCGTGATCTCGTTCACGTTCGTGCTCGGCGCGATGCTGGCGGCCGTCGGCGGCGTGCTGATCGGGCTGACGATCGGCAAGCTGAATCCGTATATCGGCTTCGTCGCGGGCATCAAGGCGTTCACCGCCGCGGTGCTCGGCGGGATCGGCAGCATCCCGGGCGCGATGCTCGGCGGCGTGCTGCTGGGCCTCGCAGAAACCTTCGCCGCAGGCTACATGCCGGCCGAGTACAAGGACGTCGTCGCGTTCGGCCTGCTCGTGCTGATCCTGCTCTTCCGCCCGACCGGCCTGCTCGGCAAGTCGGACATCGAAAAGGTCTGAGGGAGACGCAGATGAGTACAGTCATTTCCGTTCGCCGCCCGGCCGCCGACGCTTCGTTCGGCCAGGCGCTGAAAAATGCCATGGCCGCCGCGCTCCTGACGGCGATCCTCACGATCCCGGTGCTCGGGCTGCAGCTGAAGCTCGACGGCTACCAGGTCGTGCTCACGCCGCACTGGCGGCCGGTGTGGATCGCGGTCGCGGCCGTGTTCCTGTTCCAGTTGTTCAAGCCGTGGCTCGTGCGCGCGAAATCGGCGGTGAAGCTGCCGGCGATGCCCGCGATGGGCGCGCAGCAGCAGCGCGTGGTCGTGTGGGTGCTGCTCGCGGTCGGGCTCGTGTGGCCGTTCTTCGGCTCGCGTGGCGCGGTTGACGTCGCGACGCTCGCGCTGATCTACGTGATCCTTGGCCTCGGGCTGAACATCGTGGTCGGTTTCGCGGGGCTGCTCGATCTCGGTTATGTCGGGTTCTACGCGGTCGGCGGCTATACGTACGCGATGCTGAACCAGTACTTCGGGCTGTCGTTCTGGGAGTGCCTGCCGCTTGCCGCGATCGCGGCGGCGACGTTCGGCTTCCTGCTCGGCTTTCCGGTGCTGCGGCTGCGCGGCGACTATCTCGCGATCGTCACGCTCGGCTTCGGCGAAATCATCCGCCTGCTCGCGAACAACCTGACGAGCCTCACCGGCGGCCCGGACGGCATCTCGGGCATCGCGAAGCCGACGGTGTTCGGCTTCGAGATGGCGCGCTCGGCGAGCGTCGAAGGCGCGAAGACCTTCCATGAGCTGATCGGGCTGGAATACAGCGGCGAGCACATGGTGATCTTCCTGTACCTGATCGCGCTGCTGCTGGTCGGCTTCACGCTGTTCGTCACGAGCCGGCTGATCCGCATGCCGATGGGCCGTGCGTGGGAAGCGCTGCGCGACGACGAGATCGCGTGCCGTTCGCTGGGTCTCAACCCGACGCGCATCAAGCTGTCGGCATTCACGCTCGGCGCGTCGTTCGCCGGTATCGGCGGTGCGTTCTTCGCGGCGCGTCAGGGCCTCGTGAATCCTGAATCGTTCACCTTCATCGAATCGGCGCTGATCCTCGCGATCGTCGTGCTCGGCGGGATGGGCTCGCAGCTCGGCGTGATTCTCGCGGCGATCCTGCTGACCGTTCTGCCGGAAGTCGCGCGCGGCTTCGCCGAGTACCGGATGCTGATCTTCGGTCTCGTGATGGTGTTGATGATGATGTGGCGTCCGCAGGGCCTGCTGCCCGCGAGCCGTCCCCACGTGGAGCTGCCGCAATGAGCGCGAATGCAGAACTGTTGAAGGTCGCCGGGCTGCAGATGCGCTTCGGCGGGTTGCTCGCGGTGGACGGCATCGATTTCGACGTGCGCCGCGACGAGGTGTTCGCGATCATCGGGCCGAACGGCGCGGGCAAGACCACAGTGTTCAACTGCGTCGGCGGCTTCTACAAGCCGACCGGCGGCGACGTCGTGCTCGACGGGCACCCGATCGCGGGGCTGCCGAGCCACAAGATCGCGGTGAAGGGGCTGGTGCGCACGTTCCAGAACATCCGCCTGTTCAAGTCGCTGACGGTCGTCGAGAACCTGCTCGTCGCGCAGCATCGCAAGGTGAAGGCGGGGCTGCTGCCCGGCCTGTTCTCGACGCCCGCGTATCGTCGCGCCGAGAAGGAAGCGCTCGAACGCGCGGCCGTGTGGCTCGAACGGATGGGGCTGAAGTCGGTCGCCAACCGGCAAGCCGGCACGCTGTCGTACGGGCACCAGCGGCGTCTGGAGATCGCGCGCTGCATGATCACCGAGCCGCGTCTCTTGATGCTCGACGAGCCGGCGGCCGGCCTCAACCCGCAGGAAAAGATCGAGCTGCAGCACCTGATCGACAAGCTGCGCCGCGAGTTCGGCGTGTCGGTGCTGCTGATCGAACACGACATGAGCCTCGTGATGGGCGTGTCGGACCGCATCCTCGTGATGGAGCACGGCCGGCCGATCGTGATCGGCACGCCGGAAGCGGTCCGCAACGACCCGCGCGTGATCAAGGCGTATCTGGGGGAAGAGTGATGCTGAAGCTGGAACAGGTCCATACGCACTACGGCGCGGTCGAGGCGCTCGCGGGCGTGTCGATCGAGGTGAACAAGGGCGAGATCGTCACGCTGATCGGCAGCAACGGCGCCGGCAAGACGACGCTGATGATGACCGTGTGCGGCACGCCGCGCGCCTCGTCGGGCCGCGTGCTGTTCGAGGGCAAGGACATCACCGCGATGTCGACGCACCAGATCATGCGGCAGGGGATGGCGATTTCGCCGGAAGGGCGGCGCGTGTTTCCGAGCCTGACGGTGCTCGAGAACCTGAAGATGGGCGGGTTCTTCGCGAGCCGTCACGAGATCGACGACGGGATCGAGCATGTGTTCAAGCTGTTTCCGCGCTTGAAGGAGCGTGCGACGCAGCGGGCCGGCACGATGTCGGGCGGCGAGCAGCAGATGCTGGCGATCGGTCGCGCGCTGATGAGCAAGCCGCGTCTGCTGCTGCTCGACGAACCGACGCTCGGCCTCGCGCCGCTCGTGATCGCGCAGATTTTCGACATCATCCGGACGATTCGCGACGAAGGCGTCACGGTGTTCCTCGTCGAGCAGAACGCGAACAAGGCGCTGGGCGTGGCCGATCGTGGGTATGTGCTTGAAACGGGGCGCGTGGTGCTCGCCGATACGGGCGAGAACCTGCTCGCGAACGACCGGATCAAGCAGGCGTACCTCGGCGGTTGATGAGGGAAGCCGCCGGCCTGCAATGGGCCGGCGGCGCTGCTGATCTGATTGGCGTCTTCTTCTTGTGACGCTTTGGAACACAGGTTTGCAGGAAATGTGTAGCCGATCCAGCTTCGATCGTAGCCGAATCGGCTGCATTTAACTTGCCGATCCGGACTGACAAGAGCATTCGTCGGGACGATATCTCGTAGCCAATTCGGCTACAATCGTAGCCAATCATGCTACGATCTATTGCCTCGACCCTATTTAGCGACTACCGGCGCCGTGTGCTGGGCCTGCTCCTGTTGCGGCCTGATCAGGCGTTACACGTTCGCGAAATTGCCCGTTTGACGGGCACAACCCCCGGTACCCTGCATAAGGAACTGAGCAAACTGGCCGAAGCCGGTATCTTGAGCCGGGATCGACAGGGAAATCAGGTTGTTTATCGCGCCAATCGAAGCTGTCCGATCTATGAGGAGCTGGCTTCGATCATGCGAAAGACCTCGGGCATGGGTGACGTGCTGGCTGAAGCACTGCTGCCTTGCGCCGAGCAAATCGCCGTGGCGTTCGTGTTCGGCTCGGTCGCGCGCGGCCAGGAGACGGCGGACAGCGATGTCGACGTGATGGTGATCGGTTCGGTCGGGTTCGCTGCGGTGGTAGGAATGCTTTACGATGCTCAAGCGACATTGGGGCGGGATATCAATCCCCAAGTACTGTCGCCCGACGAGTTTCGTGCCGGTGTCGACCGGCAAGACGCATTCTTGCGGGACGTGCTTGGAAAACCCAAGATCTTCTTGATCGGTAGCGACGATGACCTTGCAGAACTTACTCGGCGTTAGCCTCGACGCGGTCCAGCCGGACCGGGAACAAGCGACGCGGCTGCTGGCTGCTGCTGCGCGAAATCTGGCGGATGCGCAACTCGAGGGATTGAGCAACGAAAACCGCTTTGACGCGGCCTATAAGGCGATCATGCAACTTGCGATGCTGGCGTTGCACGCGAATGGCTTTCGCACGATGACGAGCCGCCCGGGACATCACCAGACAGCGATCCAGACGCTTCCGCAGACGATCGGCCTGCCGGTCGATCGCATGATCGTGCTCGACGCGCTGCGCAAGCAGCGCAATCTGTCGGATTACTCCGGGGACGTGGTTCAAGCGTCCGCGGTAAATGAGTGTTTTGCCAGTGCGACGGCGCTCATGATCGACGTGAAGACGTGGTTGACGACGAACAAACGCGAGTTGCTGGAAGCGCAATAGCTACGGCGGTTCTGAAGCGCCATCGTGCCTGGGTTTCGACTGCGACCTCGGGCAATTCTCGTGACACGACTCGCGGAGACAACCGATGAAGGTCAAACGAATCGTCGCCAATATCGACACGCAGTCGGTCGATGACGCGAAGCGTTTCTATCAGCAGATCTTCGGTCTCGACCTGCTGATGGATCACGGCTGGATCGCGACGTACGGCAATGCCGAACAGATGGATGTGCAGATCAGCTTCGCATCGCAAGGCGGATCGGGCACGCCGACGCCCGGCCTGTCGATCGAGGTCGACGATCTCGACGAAGCGCTCTCGCGTGTTCGTTCAGCGGGCATTCCCGTCGAATACGGCCCGGCCGACGAGCCGTGGGGTGTCAGGCGTTTCTATGTACGCGATCCGTTCGGCAAGCTCGTCAACGTGCTGGCGCATCGCTGACCTGAAGCGTCGCGTTCGAACCGGCGTTCACGCATGCAACGCCAGCCCTTTCACTGCCTTGTCCACGGCCTTCTTCGGTCCGTGCAACGCCAGCCCGACCAGATCCAGATTCTCCGCATCCTCGGCGCGAAACACCTCGCGGTTGGCCGCGTCGTGCCCGGTCGAAAACATCGCGCGCACGTAGGGCACGATCGTGAGTTCGCGCGACAGCGCCTGCCGGTGCGCGCCCTGCAATCCATTCAAATCGGCCGCGAACACCAGCATCGGCTGGCCGAACATCCTGCCGTAGCGATTGCCGGCCGCATCCTCATAAGGCTCGCCGAGCGCTTGGGGCGCGCCCGCTGCGACGCCCGTCGCGAGAAACGCGACGACATTGAGTTTCTGCCACGCCGCGAGATCGTCGCGCACGATCAGTGCCACTTTCGTATCGAACATGCTTGCTCCTCGTTGAAGCACTCATGATCGGATGTCGCGTGCGATCAGTCTGGAACGTTTGTGCACATTTGCCGGTAGGCAGCAGGCGTGATCCGGTAAGCGCGGCGGAACCAGCGGCCCAGATGGCTCTGGTCGGCGAAGCCGACGTCCGCGGCCGCCTGCGCGGGCGTGCGGCCGGCCGCCAGCAATCGTCGCGCGGCGCGCAGCCGCAAGCGCACCAGATACGCGTGCGGCGACGCGCCGAACGCGCGCTGGAACAGCCGCGTCAGCCGGAACCGGTCGATCCCGGCGACGCTGGCCAGCTCGTCGAGCCCGAGGTTGCCGTCCATCTGTGCATGCAGCAGATCGCGAACGCGCACGATCGCGGGCGGCACGACACCGCTTTCCAGCGCGAGCGGGCCGCGCAGCTCGCCGCCGAGCCGCGTCAGCAGGCGGTCGAGCGTCTGGTCGCGCGCGAGACGGCCCTCGTTGCCGTGGATCGCGAGAAACGCTTGCCGGATGGCATCGACGAGGCCGCGGTCGTCGACGAGCGTGTGGTCGAAAGCGGCCTCGACGCCGCCCAGGCCTGGCAGATCCAGCCGGCGCGCCGCGCGCTCGACCCATGCTTGCGGCAGGTACAGCATCCCGTAGGTGAAGCCGCCCGCTTCGGGCGCATGGCCGTCGTGCATCGCGCCCGGCTCGATCAGGATCGCGCGGCCGGGCACGCTCGTATGCAGCGACCGGTGGCACTGGAATTGCTGCACGCCCTGTTCGGTGAAGCCGACCAGCATGTCGTCGTGATCGTGCGCGTCGTAGGCATGGCCGTTGAAATGCGCGTGCAGGCTTTCGATGCCGGTTTCCTGATCGCGGCGCGCGACGAGCCAGTGGTCGGTCGTGCCGATGTCTTTCGTCGCAGTCGTCATCGGGTGCCTTGCACGTCGTCGTTGCGTGACCGGTAGTGTACGCAGTTCGCGTGATGCCGGTGGCAGGGGCGGGCCGTTCGTCCGGCGTTCGCGCGGCAAGCGATCCCGTCGAATACGGCCCGGCCGGCGCGCTGGGGGCGTCCGGCGTTTCCACGCACGCGATTCGTTCGGCAAGCTCGTCCATCGCTGACCGGCGAGTCGCATCCCCTGCCATCCTTCGCACCGCTGCGTGATAAGATCGCGCGCTTTTCGTTCCGCGCCGACGCCGTCTGTCCGTCGGAGGCGGGCGAATCCGAACGCTACAGCGAGGATGGCATGTCCCAGATCGTCGTCGAAGGATTGGCCAAGACCTACCGCATCGCGGAGCGGCAGCCCGGCATGCTCGGCCTGTTGCGCCGCCGCTGGCGCGAGGTCGAAGCGCTGAAGGACGTCAGCTTCAGCCTGCGGCACGGCGAGCTGCTCGGTTTCATCGGACCCAACGGGGCCGGCAAGTCGACCACCATCAAGATCCTGTCCGGCATCCTGCGGCCGACGTCCGGCAAGGTGATCATCGACGGTCGCGTGCCGTTCGACGACCGCATCGCGCACGTCGCGCGCATCGGCGCGGTATTCGGGCAGCGCAGCCAGCTCTGGTGGGATTTGCCCGTCGGCGACGGCTTCGACCTGCTGCGCGACATCTATCGCGTCGATTCCGGCGCGTATCGCCGCACGCGCGACGAGCTGGTCGCGATGCTGCGGCTCGAACGCCTGCTTGATCAGCCGGTGCGCCAGTTGTCGCTGGGGCAGCGGATGCGCGCCGAGATCGCCGCGGCGCTGCTGCATGCGCCGCCGATCCTGTTCCTCGACGAGCCGACCATCGGCCTCGACGCGCCGTCGAAGCTCGCGGTGCGCGAGTTCGTGAAGACGCTGAACCGCGAGCGCGGCGTGACCGTGCTGCTGACGACCCACGACATGCACGACATCGAGGCGCTCGCGGAACGCGTGATCGTCATCGGGCACGGCCGGGTGCTGGCCGATCAGCCGTTCGATGCGCTGCGCGCCGGCGTGCTGTCCGATCGCCGCATCCTGGTCGATTTCGCCGGGGACGCTCCCGCGCTCGACATCGATGGCACGCAGTTGCTGCGGCGCGACGGGCGGACGGCCGAACTCGCGTTCGATCCGCGCGTCATCGGCGCGCCCGCGCTCGTCGCGCGCATCGCGGCCGAACATGCGGTCGAGGACATTCGCGTCGAGCAGCCGGCGATCGAGGAGGTCATCGCGCGCTTCTATCATTTGCACGGCGCGGCGGAGGCATAAGCCGATGGACTTCCTGCGCCCGTACGCCGCGGCCTTTTCGGCACGCTTCAAGACGCTGCTCCGGTATCGCGCGGCAGCCCTCGCGGGCTTCACGACCCAATGCTGGTGGGGGGCGCTCAAGGTCATGATCTATGCGGCCTTCTATCGTCACGCGACGCATGCGCACACGCCGATGACGCTCGAGCAGGTGACGACCTACACGTG
It encodes:
- the livH gene encoding high-affinity branched-chain amino acid ABC transporter permease LivH, producing MTDFFPQFAQQLVNGLTLGAIYALIAIGYSMVYGIIGMINFAHGEIYMIGAYVGLVTLTAIGISAGYPLPLVLGAALIVSVIVTGLYGFAVERVAYRPLRGGPRLVPLISAIGMSIFLQNYVQIGQGARDVSVPVLISGAFEIHLGGDFDVTIPYARLLIVCVTILLMIALTLFISHSRMGRACRACAEDMKMANLLGIDTNRVISFTFVLGAMLAAVGGVLIGLTIGKLNPYIGFVAGIKAFTAAVLGGIGSIPGAMLGGVLLGLAETFAAGYMPAEYKDVVAFGLLVLILLFRPTGLLGKSDIEKV
- a CDS encoding high-affinity branched-chain amino acid ABC transporter permease LivM, which gives rise to MSTVISVRRPAADASFGQALKNAMAAALLTAILTIPVLGLQLKLDGYQVVLTPHWRPVWIAVAAVFLFQLFKPWLVRAKSAVKLPAMPAMGAQQQRVVVWVLLAVGLVWPFFGSRGAVDVATLALIYVILGLGLNIVVGFAGLLDLGYVGFYAVGGYTYAMLNQYFGLSFWECLPLAAIAAATFGFLLGFPVLRLRGDYLAIVTLGFGEIIRLLANNLTSLTGGPDGISGIAKPTVFGFEMARSASVEGAKTFHELIGLEYSGEHMVIFLYLIALLLVGFTLFVTSRLIRMPMGRAWEALRDDEIACRSLGLNPTRIKLSAFTLGASFAGIGGAFFAARQGLVNPESFTFIESALILAIVVLGGMGSQLGVILAAILLTVLPEVARGFAEYRMLIFGLVMVLMMMWRPQGLLPASRPHVELPQ
- the livG gene encoding high-affinity branched-chain amino acid ABC transporter ATP-binding protein LivG, which translates into the protein MSANAELLKVAGLQMRFGGLLAVDGIDFDVRRDEVFAIIGPNGAGKTTVFNCVGGFYKPTGGDVVLDGHPIAGLPSHKIAVKGLVRTFQNIRLFKSLTVVENLLVAQHRKVKAGLLPGLFSTPAYRRAEKEALERAAVWLERMGLKSVANRQAGTLSYGHQRRLEIARCMITEPRLLMLDEPAAGLNPQEKIELQHLIDKLRREFGVSVLLIEHDMSLVMGVSDRILVMEHGRPIVIGTPEAVRNDPRVIKAYLGEE
- a CDS encoding ABC transporter ATP-binding protein codes for the protein MLKLEQVHTHYGAVEALAGVSIEVNKGEIVTLIGSNGAGKTTLMMTVCGTPRASSGRVLFEGKDITAMSTHQIMRQGMAISPEGRRVFPSLTVLENLKMGGFFASRHEIDDGIEHVFKLFPRLKERATQRAGTMSGGEQQMLAIGRALMSKPRLLLLDEPTLGLAPLVIAQIFDIIRTIRDEGVTVFLVEQNANKALGVADRGYVLETGRVVLADTGENLLANDRIKQAYLGG
- a CDS encoding nucleotidyltransferase domain-containing protein — translated: MLRSIASTLFSDYRRRVLGLLLLRPDQALHVREIARLTGTTPGTLHKELSKLAEAGILSRDRQGNQVVYRANRSCPIYEELASIMRKTSGMGDVLAEALLPCAEQIAVAFVFGSVARGQETADSDVDVMVIGSVGFAAVVGMLYDAQATLGRDINPQVLSPDEFRAGVDRQDAFLRDVLGKPKIFLIGSDDDLAELTRR
- a CDS encoding VOC family protein, coding for MKVKRIVANIDTQSVDDAKRFYQQIFGLDLLMDHGWIATYGNAEQMDVQISFASQGGSGTPTPGLSIEVDDLDEALSRVRSAGIPVEYGPADEPWGVRRFYVRDPFGKLVNVLAHR
- a CDS encoding DUF2000 domain-containing protein, with the translated sequence MFDTKVALIVRDDLAAWQKLNVVAFLATGVAAGAPQALGEPYEDAAGNRYGRMFGQPMLVFAADLNGLQGAHRQALSRELTIVPYVRAMFSTGHDAANREVFRAEDAENLDLVGLALHGPKKAVDKAVKGLALHA
- a CDS encoding AraC family transcriptional regulator, producing the protein MTTATKDIGTTDHWLVARRDQETGIESLHAHFNGHAYDAHDHDDMLVGFTEQGVQQFQCHRSLHTSVPGRAILIEPGAMHDGHAPEAGGFTYGMLYLPQAWVERAARRLDLPGLGGVEAAFDHTLVDDRGLVDAIRQAFLAIHGNEGRLARDQTLDRLLTRLGGELRGPLALESGVVPPAIVRVRDLLHAQMDGNLGLDELASVAGIDRFRLTRLFQRAFGASPHAYLVRLRLRAARRLLAAGRTPAQAAADVGFADQSHLGRWFRRAYRITPAAYRQMCTNVPD
- a CDS encoding ABC transporter ATP-binding protein; this encodes MSQIVVEGLAKTYRIAERQPGMLGLLRRRWREVEALKDVSFSLRHGELLGFIGPNGAGKSTTIKILSGILRPTSGKVIIDGRVPFDDRIAHVARIGAVFGQRSQLWWDLPVGDGFDLLRDIYRVDSGAYRRTRDELVAMLRLERLLDQPVRQLSLGQRMRAEIAAALLHAPPILFLDEPTIGLDAPSKLAVREFVKTLNRERGVTVLLTTHDMHDIEALAERVIVIGHGRVLADQPFDALRAGVLSDRRILVDFAGDAPALDIDGTQLLRRDGRTAELAFDPRVIGAPALVARIAAEHAVEDIRVEQPAIEEVIARFYHLHGAAEA